The following are encoded together in the Rhizobium tumorigenes genome:
- the pip gene encoding prolyl aminopeptidase: MTEVLRTLYPEIEPYASGHLDVGDGHVVYWERIGTPGAKPAVFLHGGPGGTISPSHRRLFDPALYDVTLFDQRGCGKSTPAADLNANTTWHLVDDIEQLREMAGVEKWLVFGGSWGSTLALAYAEKFPERVSELVVRGIYTLTKAELDWYYQFGVSEMFPDKWERFVAHIPADERHEMMLAYHRRLTHEDSHVRLAAAKAWSIWEGETITLLPEPSTSTAFEGDEFAYAFARIENHFFVNAGWLEEGQLIRDAVRLKDIPGVIVHGRYDMPCPAKYAWELHKAWPKAEFHLIEGAGHAYSEPGILDQLIRATDRFAGKA; encoded by the coding sequence ATGACCGAAGTCCTGCGTACCCTCTACCCCGAGATTGAACCCTATGCCTCCGGCCACCTTGATGTCGGAGATGGCCATGTCGTCTACTGGGAGCGCATCGGTACGCCCGGTGCAAAGCCAGCGGTCTTCCTGCACGGCGGCCCCGGAGGCACGATATCGCCGAGCCATCGGCGGCTGTTCGATCCGGCGCTCTATGACGTGACGCTGTTCGACCAGCGCGGTTGCGGCAAGTCGACGCCGGCGGCAGATCTGAATGCCAACACCACCTGGCACCTGGTCGACGACATCGAACAGCTGCGGGAAATGGCTGGCGTGGAGAAATGGCTGGTGTTCGGCGGTTCCTGGGGATCGACGCTGGCGCTGGCCTATGCGGAAAAGTTTCCGGAGCGGGTGAGCGAGCTGGTGGTGCGTGGCATCTACACGCTGACCAAGGCCGAGCTCGACTGGTACTACCAGTTCGGCGTCTCCGAAATGTTTCCCGACAAGTGGGAGCGCTTCGTCGCCCATATTCCGGCTGACGAGCGCCACGAGATGATGCTCGCCTATCACCGCCGCCTGACCCATGAGGACAGCCATGTGCGCCTCGCCGCCGCCAAGGCCTGGTCGATCTGGGAAGGCGAGACGATCACGCTGCTGCCGGAACCTTCCACCAGCACGGCGTTCGAGGGTGATGAATTCGCCTATGCCTTTGCGCGCATCGAGAACCATTTCTTCGTCAACGCCGGCTGGCTCGAGGAAGGCCAGTTGATACGGGACGCGGTGCGCCTCAAGGACATTCCCGGCGTGATCGTCCACGGACGCTATGACATGCCCTGCCCGGCAAAATATGCGTGGGAGCTACACAAGGCTTGGCCGAAGGCGGAGTTTCACCTGATCGAGGGGGCCGGACACGCCTATTCCGAGCCCGGCATTCTCGACCAGCTGATCCGCGCGACCGACCGGTTTGCGGGTAAGGCGTAA
- a CDS encoding GFA family protein — MTETTRSGGCQCGAVRFRITGALGRPSICHCRMCQKQFGGLFSALVTTPEDATEWTRGEPSYFRSSVNIERGFCRDCGTPLTYRHPGGMEIAIGAFDKRADLSPQIQVNHDARLPWIETIFEQPVHADPDFYARQEAIISFQHPDHDTDTWPSKGLNL; from the coding sequence ATGACTGAGACCACCAGAAGCGGCGGCTGCCAGTGCGGCGCGGTGCGGTTCAGGATCACCGGAGCGCTCGGGCGGCCGTCGATCTGTCACTGTCGCATGTGCCAGAAGCAGTTCGGCGGCCTGTTTTCGGCGCTGGTTACAACGCCTGAGGATGCTACCGAATGGACGCGGGGGGAGCCCAGCTATTTCCGCTCGTCGGTCAACATCGAGCGCGGATTTTGCAGGGATTGCGGCACGCCCCTCACCTACCGCCATCCCGGCGGGATGGAGATCGCCATCGGCGCCTTTGACAAGCGCGCCGATCTGTCGCCGCAGATCCAGGTGAACCATGACGCCCGCCTGCCATGGATAGAGACGATCTTCGAGCAGCCGGTTCATGCTGACCCCGATTTCTATGCCCGCCAGGAAGCGATCATCTCCTTCCAGCACCCCGACCATGACACCGACACCTGGCCCTCCAAAGGTTTGAACCTATGA
- a CDS encoding GFA family protein, with translation MTQLTRSGGCQCGAVRFRVEGSLEDVSICHCRMCQKAFGGYYAPLVSTRKAILEWTRGTPKRFQSSNIVARGFCDECGTPLTYEAPDGIALAAGAFDNPAVLPPKLQYGTEAKIAFVDHLQELPGHPTEEDIAALPFLANIVSYQHPDHDTATWPAEAKHD, from the coding sequence ATGACACAACTCACCAGAAGCGGCGGCTGCCAATGCGGCGCGGTGCGCTTCCGGGTCGAGGGATCGCTCGAGGACGTTTCGATCTGTCATTGTCGAATGTGCCAGAAGGCCTTCGGCGGCTATTACGCACCGCTGGTCTCCACTCGGAAAGCTATACTGGAGTGGACACGTGGGACGCCGAAGCGCTTTCAGTCGTCCAATATCGTTGCTCGCGGATTTTGTGACGAATGCGGCACTCCGTTGACCTATGAAGCGCCGGATGGCATCGCTCTTGCCGCCGGCGCATTCGATAATCCTGCCGTTCTGCCACCTAAGCTGCAATATGGCACGGAGGCCAAGATCGCCTTCGTGGACCATCTTCAGGAGCTGCCGGGTCACCCGACGGAGGAGGACATCGCTGCCCTGCCGTTCTTGGCGAACATCGTTTCCTACCAGCATCCCGATCACGATACGGCCACATGGCCAGCGGAGGCGAAGCATGACTGA
- the cysS gene encoding cysteine--tRNA ligase, whose protein sequence is MGVTPELKFYNTLTREKSVFVPIDASNVRLYVCGPTVYDFAHIGNARPAIVFDVLFRLLRQVYGSEHVTYVRNITDVDDKINARALRDYPGMELNAAIRLVTEKTDSQYQKDVMALGCLEPTVQPRATDNIGQMISIIEALVEKGHAYAAAGEVLFDTKSMADYGQLSKRNLDEQQAGARVAVDVHKKNSGDFVLWKLSDADEPGWDSPWGRGRPGWHIECSAMSRRYLGDVFDIHGGGLDLIFPHHENEIAQSRCAHGTAVMANVWMHNGFLQVEGRKMSKSDGNFVTIAELLETDKLGGRTWPGEVLRLAMLMTHYREPIDFSVKRLEEAERLIAKWPAAGPSNAAPPTSVVDALADDLNTVAAVQALHALAQAANTDPAVLPVFAASAALLGVLPEKKNVGADLTAAIDALVQMRLELLKAKNFAEADKVRDELSAKGVQLKDGKDAVTGERVTTWEIKR, encoded by the coding sequence ATGGGCGTGACGCCTGAGCTGAAATTTTACAATACCCTAACGCGCGAAAAGAGCGTGTTCGTACCGATCGATGCGAGCAATGTCCGCCTCTATGTCTGCGGTCCGACCGTCTACGACTTCGCCCATATCGGCAACGCCCGCCCGGCCATCGTCTTCGACGTGCTGTTCCGGCTTCTCAGGCAGGTCTATGGGTCCGAGCACGTCACCTATGTGCGCAACATCACGGATGTCGACGACAAGATCAACGCCCGCGCCCTGCGCGATTATCCCGGCATGGAGCTCAATGCTGCCATCAGGCTGGTCACGGAAAAGACCGACAGCCAGTACCAGAAGGATGTGATGGCGCTCGGCTGCCTCGAGCCGACCGTGCAGCCGCGCGCCACCGACAACATCGGCCAGATGATTTCGATCATCGAGGCGCTGGTGGAGAAAGGCCATGCCTATGCGGCAGCGGGCGAAGTGCTGTTCGACACGAAATCGATGGCGGATTACGGCCAGCTGTCAAAGCGAAATCTCGACGAGCAGCAGGCCGGCGCCCGGGTCGCAGTCGATGTTCACAAGAAGAACTCCGGCGACTTCGTGCTGTGGAAACTGTCCGATGCCGACGAACCCGGCTGGGACAGCCCTTGGGGCCGTGGCCGGCCGGGCTGGCATATCGAATGCTCGGCGATGAGCCGCCGCTACCTCGGCGACGTCTTCGACATCCACGGCGGCGGCCTCGACCTGATCTTTCCACACCATGAGAACGAGATCGCCCAGTCCCGTTGCGCCCACGGCACGGCTGTCATGGCCAATGTCTGGATGCACAACGGCTTCCTGCAGGTCGAAGGCCGCAAGATGTCGAAATCCGACGGCAACTTCGTCACCATCGCCGAGCTGCTGGAAACCGACAAGCTTGGCGGGCGGACATGGCCCGGCGAAGTGCTGCGGCTGGCGATGCTAATGACGCATTACCGCGAGCCGATCGACTTTTCGGTGAAGCGGCTGGAGGAAGCCGAACGGCTGATCGCCAAATGGCCGGCGGCAGGCCCCTCGAACGCGGCACCGCCCACCTCGGTGGTCGATGCGTTGGCCGACGATCTGAACACCGTTGCTGCCGTTCAGGCATTGCATGCGCTTGCCCAGGCCGCCAATACCGATCCGGCGGTGCTGCCGGTGTTTGCCGCAAGCGCTGCGCTACTTGGCGTGCTGCCTGAGAAAAAGAACGTCGGCGCCGATCTGACGGCGGCGATCGATGCGCTGGTGCAGATGCGCCTAGAACTGCTGAAGGCAAAGAATTTTGCCGAGGCCGACAAGGTTCGCGACGAGTTGTCCGCGAAGGGTGTGCAGTTGAAGGACGGCAAGGACGCGGTAACGGGCGAGCGGGTGACGACTTGGGAGATCAAGCGGTGA
- a CDS encoding LysM peptidoglycan-binding domain-containing protein, producing the protein MKNRAGLLALLVLVIATILMVFFVLPRIGSDKKPIGDAINHASSQVGNIIADNTAKPADTPAKTADATAPAADGAAKSAAPATAPSPAPIDIAVMIGALKDKATTALAELKALFADGKGPTEDVFDAAKTKTINSLQAIVDVAKPDNADPATATLIDKSHQGAGKALAVIKALPENIADAVAAIDRARAVLLGDPTPLAQAPAAPIKPAFDVLRVEPDGSTVIAGRAAPGTKLDIIDGDKVINSTEVGPGGDFAAVLDNPLPAGDHEITLKSTGKDGTSVVSEETATVSIPKDGSSQLLAMVTKPGEASRIMTAPEAKQPRVTAPATKSAAAPAPSAAPDATTAPATASVDPAATPADAGTPPATTDHAGLVISAVEVENDHLFVAGATRANLKVRAYADEKQIGESTAGGDGHFVIDGAMPLAVGDHTIRVDGLDANGKVIVRTAVNFNRPEGSQLTVAAQSPAAAAVNPAPAAALDEGQLGKLRSDLGRAFALLKGLFQGGQMPGNEQLAAARSGTEFALKGLRDFRPAIDASAALKQASSMASDGAGKALALLEPLPRDPVAVGAVIARLDQLIAPLLKPAAGSVAAAQARSAETDPSDVKTYEQAPLAVNKNAVIIRQGDTLWQISRRTYGLGVRYTTIYLANEDKIHNPDRILPGQVFGLPKDALPNSEELHRQRLSGKHL; encoded by the coding sequence ATGAAGAACCGTGCCGGATTGCTGGCCTTGTTGGTGCTGGTAATTGCGACCATCCTGATGGTCTTCTTCGTGCTGCCCCGCATTGGCAGCGACAAGAAGCCGATCGGCGACGCCATCAATCACGCAAGCTCGCAGGTGGGCAACATTATCGCCGACAACACCGCGAAACCGGCGGATACGCCGGCAAAGACCGCAGATGCGACGGCGCCCGCTGCAGATGGAGCCGCCAAGTCGGCCGCACCGGCAACGGCACCTTCGCCAGCGCCCATCGACATAGCCGTCATGATCGGTGCCCTAAAGGATAAGGCCACCACCGCGCTTGCCGAGCTCAAGGCGCTGTTTGCCGATGGCAAGGGACCGACAGAGGATGTCTTCGATGCCGCAAAGACCAAGACAATCAATAGCCTGCAGGCAATCGTCGATGTCGCCAAACCCGACAATGCAGATCCGGCGACCGCAACTCTGATCGACAAGTCACATCAGGGTGCCGGCAAGGCCCTGGCCGTCATCAAGGCGCTTCCGGAAAACATCGCCGATGCCGTCGCCGCAATCGACCGTGCCCGCGCTGTGCTGCTCGGCGATCCCACACCGCTGGCGCAGGCACCGGCCGCCCCCATCAAGCCGGCCTTCGACGTGTTGCGCGTCGAGCCTGATGGCTCGACTGTCATCGCCGGCCGTGCCGCGCCAGGCACCAAGCTCGACATCATCGACGGCGACAAGGTGATCAACTCGACCGAAGTCGGGCCGGGAGGCGATTTCGCTGCCGTGCTCGACAATCCACTTCCCGCTGGCGACCACGAGATCACCCTGAAATCCACTGGCAAGGACGGCACATCCGTCGTCTCCGAGGAGACTGCAACCGTATCCATTCCCAAGGATGGGTCTTCGCAGCTGCTGGCGATGGTTACCAAGCCCGGCGAGGCAAGCCGCATCATGACCGCTCCGGAAGCCAAGCAGCCGCGTGTCACCGCACCGGCCACCAAGTCGGCGGCGGCGCCGGCTCCTTCGGCAGCGCCTGACGCCACTACCGCACCCGCCACGGCAAGCGTCGATCCTGCCGCAACGCCAGCAGATGCCGGCACCCCACCGGCGACCACCGATCATGCAGGACTGGTCATCAGCGCTGTCGAGGTCGAGAACGACCATCTGTTCGTCGCCGGAGCCACGCGCGCCAACCTCAAGGTTCGCGCCTATGCCGACGAAAAGCAGATCGGCGAGAGCACGGCCGGCGGCGATGGCCATTTCGTCATCGACGGCGCCATGCCATTGGCGGTCGGCGATCATACCATCCGGGTCGATGGCCTTGATGCCAACGGCAAGGTCATCGTGCGCACAGCGGTCAATTTCAACCGTCCGGAAGGAAGCCAGCTGACGGTTGCCGCCCAGTCGCCGGCCGCCGCCGCCGTTAACCCGGCGCCTGCAGCGGCCCTCGACGAGGGGCAGCTCGGCAAGCTGCGCAGCGATCTCGGACGTGCCTTCGCGCTGCTCAAGGGCCTTTTCCAGGGTGGCCAGATGCCGGGCAACGAACAGCTCGCCGCGGCCCGCTCCGGCACGGAGTTTGCGCTGAAGGGGCTGCGCGATTTCCGCCCGGCCATCGATGCCAGCGCGGCTCTGAAACAGGCCTCGTCCATGGCATCCGACGGTGCTGGCAAGGCACTGGCACTGCTGGAGCCGCTGCCGCGCGATCCCGTGGCAGTCGGTGCGGTAATCGCCCGTCTCGACCAGCTGATCGCGCCGCTGCTGAAACCTGCAGCCGGATCGGTTGCCGCGGCACAAGCCCGATCGGCCGAAACAGATCCTTCCGACGTCAAGACCTACGAACAGGCACCGCTTGCCGTCAACAAGAACGCGGTCATCATCCGCCAGGGCGATACGCTCTGGCAGATTTCCAGGCGAACCTATGGATTGGGTGTGCGGTACACGACGATCTATCTTGCCAACGAGGACAAGATCCACAATCCCGACCGCATCTTGCCCGGACAGGTCTTCGGCCTGCCGAAGGACGCACTGCCGAACTCGGAAGAGCTGCATCGCCAGCGCCTGTCGGGCAAGCATCTCTAG
- the cimA gene encoding citramalate synthase, with the protein MTREKIYLFDTTLRDGQQTPGVDFSVEDKIAITNLLDDFGLDYIEGGYPGANPTDTAFFSQKRTKNASFVAFGMTKRAGVSASNDPGLAGLLQASGDAICFVAKSWDYHVEVALGISNAENLDCITESVKAAVAAGKEALVDCEHFFDGYKANPGYALACARAAYAAGARWVVLCDTNGGTQPSEIRAIIEAVIAEGVPGEALGIHAHNDTGQAVANSLVAVEAGVRQIQGTLNGLGERCGNADLVTLIPTLALKSAYNTRFETAIDGERLIGLTGLSHAFDELLNRSPNHQAPYVGGSAFATKAGIHASALLKDPRTYEHVPPESVGNFRKVMVSDQGGKANFINALKRRGITVAKDDPKLDRLISIVKERESFGYAYEGADASFELLARRTLGTIPEFFSIDGFRVMVERRFDSHGRVKTVSEAVVRLIIDGKTIMSVAEGDGPVNALDLALRRDFGKYQAEIEDLVLADFKVRILNGGTEAITRVLIESNDSDGVRWWTVGVSENIIDASFEALTDSVVYKLMKNRHMAGKIAAE; encoded by the coding sequence ATGACACGTGAAAAAATCTACCTGTTCGACACGACGCTGCGCGACGGTCAGCAGACGCCCGGTGTCGATTTTTCCGTCGAGGACAAGATCGCCATTACAAACCTGCTCGACGATTTCGGGCTCGACTATATCGAGGGCGGCTATCCCGGCGCCAACCCGACCGACACGGCATTCTTCAGCCAGAAGCGAACCAAGAACGCGTCGTTCGTCGCCTTCGGCATGACCAAGCGGGCGGGCGTCTCGGCTTCCAACGACCCCGGGCTTGCGGGCCTGCTGCAGGCGAGCGGCGATGCCATCTGTTTCGTCGCCAAGAGCTGGGACTACCATGTCGAGGTCGCACTCGGGATCTCGAACGCGGAAAATCTCGACTGTATCACCGAGAGCGTCAAGGCGGCGGTTGCCGCCGGCAAGGAGGCTCTGGTCGACTGCGAACACTTCTTCGATGGCTACAAGGCCAACCCCGGTTATGCGCTGGCCTGCGCCAGGGCGGCCTATGCTGCCGGCGCCCGCTGGGTGGTGCTCTGCGACACCAACGGCGGCACGCAGCCGTCGGAAATCCGCGCCATCATCGAAGCCGTCATTGCCGAGGGAGTACCCGGCGAAGCACTCGGCATCCATGCCCATAACGATACCGGCCAGGCGGTGGCCAATTCGCTGGTGGCCGTGGAGGCCGGAGTGCGGCAGATCCAGGGAACTCTCAACGGCCTCGGTGAGCGCTGCGGCAATGCCGATCTGGTGACGCTGATCCCGACGCTGGCACTGAAGAGCGCCTACAACACCCGCTTCGAGACCGCCATCGACGGCGAACGGCTGATTGGGCTGACCGGCCTGTCGCATGCCTTCGACGAACTGCTCAACCGGTCGCCGAACCATCAGGCGCCCTATGTCGGCGGCTCGGCCTTTGCGACGAAAGCCGGCATCCATGCCTCGGCCCTGCTGAAAGATCCGCGCACCTACGAGCACGTGCCTCCGGAAAGCGTCGGCAATTTTCGCAAGGTGATGGTCTCGGATCAGGGCGGAAAGGCCAATTTCATCAATGCGCTGAAGCGGCGCGGCATCACCGTCGCCAAGGACGATCCGAAACTCGATCGGCTGATCTCGATCGTCAAGGAACGGGAATCCTTCGGCTATGCCTATGAGGGTGCGGACGCCAGCTTCGAGCTGCTGGCCCGCCGCACACTTGGCACCATCCCCGAATTCTTCTCGATCGACGGCTTTCGGGTGATGGTCGAGCGACGCTTCGATTCGCACGGACGGGTGAAGACCGTCTCCGAGGCCGTGGTGCGGTTGATCATCGACGGCAAGACGATCATGTCGGTGGCGGAGGGAGACGGGCCGGTCAACGCGCTCGATCTGGCGCTGCGCCGCGATTTCGGCAAATACCAGGCCGAGATCGAGGACCTCGTGCTGGCGGACTTCAAGGTGCGTATCCTCAATGGCGGCACCGAGGCGATCACCCGGGTGCTGATCGAATCGAACGACAGCGACGGGGTGCGCTGGTGGACGGTCGGCGTATCCGAAAACATCATCGATGCATCCTTCGAAGCACTGACGGATTCGGTCGTCTACAAGCTGATGAAGAACCGCCATATGGCCGGCAAGATCGCCGCAGAGTGA
- a CDS encoding TIGR00730 family Rossman fold protein, which produces MNQESLPIQSICVYCGSRPGRDPAHMEAGRALGKAIAESGLRLVYGGGTKGIMGAVASGVLSNGGQVTGIIPEFLVDMEATRHSLGQLDELIITPDMHTRKHRMFERADAFVALPGGIGTLEEIVEIMTWAQLGQHEKPMVFANINGFWDPMMELIRHMTGEGFVHTAHRVQPMVIDAVADIVPAVLAHAAETKAGRAGDESVISKM; this is translated from the coding sequence ATGAATCAAGAATCTTTGCCAATTCAATCCATCTGCGTCTATTGCGGCTCCCGCCCCGGACGTGACCCTGCCCACATGGAAGCCGGCCGCGCGCTGGGCAAGGCGATTGCCGAAAGCGGCCTCCGTCTCGTCTATGGCGGTGGCACCAAAGGTATCATGGGTGCCGTTGCCTCCGGCGTACTGTCCAATGGCGGACAGGTGACCGGGATCATCCCGGAATTCCTCGTCGACATGGAAGCGACGCGCCATTCGCTCGGCCAGCTCGACGAGTTGATCATCACTCCCGACATGCACACCCGCAAGCACCGGATGTTCGAGCGGGCGGACGCCTTCGTGGCGTTGCCGGGCGGTATCGGCACACTCGAGGAAATCGTCGAGATCATGACCTGGGCGCAGCTCGGCCAGCACGAAAAGCCGATGGTCTTTGCCAATATCAACGGGTTCTGGGATCCGATGATGGAGCTAATCCGTCACATGACCGGCGAGGGCTTCGTCCACACCGCCCACAGGGTCCAGCCGATGGTCATCGATGCCGTCGCCGATATCGTCCCCGCAGTTCTCGCCCACGCCGCCGAGACGAAGGCCGGTCGCGCCGGAGACGAGAGTGTGATTTCCAAGATGTAG
- the rarD gene encoding EamA family transporter RarD, protein MAADATATLVKNEDSPRGFAFALAAYLFWGILPLYMKALAHIPAAEVIAHRIVWSVPVAGAVLLFLGRTGDLKAALRSPRTIALASMTALLVTINWGTYVWAIGNGHSLDAALGYFINPLFSIALGALLLKERISMPQLVAILLAAIAVVILAVDAGRPPWVALLLTLSWGLYAFFRKTLPVGPNQGFFLEVLLLGLPALGYIVYLESIGQGHLYATGANDTMLLVGCGLVTALPLMIYANGAKLLRLSTIGILQYIVPTMVFLLAVFVFHEPLGTARMIAFPLIWAGLVLYTWSMLKTSRGR, encoded by the coding sequence ATGGCTGCCGATGCAACCGCCACCCTGGTGAAGAACGAAGACAGTCCGCGCGGTTTTGCCTTTGCGCTGGCGGCCTATCTGTTCTGGGGAATACTGCCGCTCTACATGAAAGCGCTCGCCCATATCCCGGCAGCCGAGGTCATCGCCCATCGCATCGTCTGGTCGGTGCCGGTGGCGGGCGCCGTGCTGCTGTTCCTCGGGCGGACGGGCGACCTGAAGGCGGCGCTCAGGAGCCCTCGGACCATCGCGCTGGCCTCGATGACGGCATTGCTGGTGACGATCAACTGGGGGACCTATGTCTGGGCGATCGGCAATGGCCATTCGCTGGATGCGGCGCTCGGCTATTTCATCAATCCGCTGTTCAGCATCGCGCTCGGAGCGCTGCTGCTCAAGGAGAGGATCTCGATGCCGCAGCTGGTGGCGATCCTGCTCGCCGCTATCGCCGTGGTGATCCTTGCTGTCGATGCCGGACGTCCGCCGTGGGTGGCGCTCCTGCTGACGCTGTCATGGGGGCTGTACGCCTTTTTCCGAAAGACGCTGCCGGTCGGACCGAACCAGGGATTTTTCCTTGAAGTGCTGCTGCTCGGCCTGCCGGCGCTTGGTTATATCGTTTATCTGGAAAGCATCGGCCAGGGCCATCTCTATGCCACTGGCGCCAACGATACGATGTTGCTGGTCGGCTGCGGCCTCGTCACCGCCCTGCCCTTGATGATCTATGCCAACGGCGCAAAGTTGCTACGCCTGTCGACGATCGGCATCCTGCAGTACATCGTGCCGACCATGGTTTTCCTGCTGGCCGTATTCGTTTTCCACGAGCCGCTTGGCACGGCCCGCATGATAGCTTTCCCGCTGATCTGGGCCGGGCTCGTGCTCTACACGTGGTCGATGCTGAAAACCAGCCGCGGGCGCTGA
- a CDS encoding endonuclease domain-containing protein produces the protein MPHMPIPPKMRSNARQMRKAMTDAELKLWNELRAHRLMGLSFRRQMPIAGYIVDFACPSHRLIVEVDGSQHGDSEAVSYDQQRTIRLQQDGWTVLRFWNGDILTDIDAVCLHIVLSTGDTP, from the coding sequence GTGCCGCATATGCCCATCCCTCCAAAAATGCGTTCCAACGCCCGCCAGATGCGCAAGGCGATGACCGACGCAGAACTGAAACTCTGGAACGAGCTGCGTGCCCACCGCCTGATGGGACTCAGCTTCCGCCGCCAGATGCCGATCGCCGGCTACATCGTCGATTTCGCCTGCCCGAGCCATCGGCTGATCGTGGAGGTCGACGGTTCCCAACATGGCGATTCAGAGGCGGTTTCCTACGACCAGCAACGCACGATACGCCTTCAGCAAGACGGCTGGACAGTTCTCCGCTTCTGGAACGGCGACATCCTCACGGACATCGACGCCGTCTGCCTTCACATCGTCCTCTCAACGGGAGACACGCCATGA
- a CDS encoding SDR family NAD(P)-dependent oxidoreductase has translation MSVNLQDKIALVTGASRGIGYFTALELAKAGAHVIACARTVGGLEELDDSIKAAGGRATLVPFDLADMDAIDRLGGSIFERWGKLDILVANAGVLGTISPIGHVEAKVFEKVMTINVTATWRLIRSVEPLLVRSEAGRAVILSSSAAHKCRPFWGPYSASKAAVEALARTWAGETQGTPLRITSLDPGATRTAMRALAMPGEDPETVQHPRDVADVIMRLVGPEVTETGKLFVVRENKLLDYRLPE, from the coding sequence ATGAGCGTCAACCTGCAGGACAAGATCGCCCTGGTCACCGGAGCCTCGCGCGGCATCGGATATTTCACCGCTCTGGAACTGGCAAAGGCTGGCGCCCACGTGATCGCCTGCGCCCGTACGGTCGGCGGCCTGGAAGAGCTGGACGACTCCATCAAGGCTGCCGGCGGACGGGCAACGCTGGTGCCATTCGACCTTGCCGACATGGATGCGATCGACAGGCTCGGCGGCTCGATCTTCGAGCGCTGGGGCAAGCTCGATATTCTCGTTGCCAACGCCGGGGTGCTCGGCACGATTTCACCCATCGGCCATGTCGAGGCAAAAGTCTTCGAGAAGGTCATGACGATCAACGTCACCGCGACGTGGCGGCTGATCCGTTCCGTTGAACCGCTGCTGGTGCGCTCTGAGGCCGGCCGAGCCGTCATCCTGTCGTCCTCCGCAGCTCACAAATGTCGGCCCTTCTGGGGTCCCTACTCTGCATCCAAGGCGGCAGTCGAGGCCTTGGCCCGAACCTGGGCCGGGGAAACGCAAGGCACACCGCTGCGCATCACCAGCCTCGATCCCGGCGCAACGCGCACCGCCATGCGGGCTTTGGCGATGCCTGGCGAAGACCCCGAGACCGTGCAACATCCCCGAGATGTCGCTGATGTCATCATGAGACTGGTCGGGCCCGAGGTGACGGAGACGGGCAAGCTTTTCGTGGTGCGGGAAAACAAGCTGCTGGACTACCGGCTGCCGGAATAG